Proteins encoded within one genomic window of Mesobacillus subterraneus:
- the yfmF gene encoding EF-P 5-aminopentanol modification-associated protein YfmF, which yields MAVISESITDMKGYKLHIVKTEKFKTNTIVWKMKAPLTSEDVTKRALLPYVLQSSSKAYPTTSKFRSYLDELYGANLFVDVSKKGEYQVLSFSLEIANEKFLSDPDPLLKKGLQLMAEILVNPLADNEAFDKETVEKEKRTLKQRIQAVYDDKMRYSNFRLIQEMCKDEPYALHVNGEIDDIQQIDEKNLYDYYKKAFKEDELDLFIIGDVDETEVQAIAQELLQFDDRTPKLVKLADGAQVEEKTVKDQEDVKQGKLNIGYRTNVHYGDEDYYALQVFNGIFGGFSHSKLFLNVREKNSLAYYVASRLESHKGLMMVMSGIEFENFELAVKIIREQMEAMKAGEFTDQEIEQTKAVIENQMLETMDTSRGMVEVLYHNVVSRQNVSLDDWLQGMSKTTKEEIVDVAKKVQLDTVYFLTGLEADK from the coding sequence ATGGCTGTCATTTCAGAAAGTATCACGGATATGAAAGGCTACAAGCTCCATATTGTTAAAACCGAAAAATTTAAGACGAACACAATTGTTTGGAAAATGAAAGCACCGCTTACAAGTGAAGATGTAACCAAACGGGCGCTGCTTCCGTATGTGCTGCAAAGCAGTTCCAAGGCTTACCCAACGACTTCAAAGTTTCGATCGTACCTTGATGAGCTTTATGGAGCTAATTTATTTGTAGATGTCTCAAAAAAGGGGGAATATCAGGTCCTCAGTTTTTCTCTGGAGATAGCCAATGAAAAGTTCCTGTCTGACCCGGATCCTTTGCTGAAAAAAGGATTGCAATTGATGGCGGAGATTCTGGTGAATCCGCTTGCAGACAATGAAGCATTTGACAAAGAAACTGTCGAAAAAGAAAAACGAACATTAAAGCAGCGAATCCAGGCTGTATATGATGATAAAATGAGATACTCCAATTTCAGGCTTATTCAGGAAATGTGCAAGGATGAACCCTATGCACTCCATGTTAATGGTGAGATTGACGACATTCAGCAAATCGATGAGAAGAATCTTTATGATTACTATAAAAAGGCCTTTAAAGAAGATGAGCTTGATCTGTTCATTATTGGAGATGTTGATGAGACAGAAGTCCAGGCGATTGCCCAAGAGCTTCTGCAATTTGACGACCGCACACCGAAACTTGTCAAGCTTGCTGATGGTGCTCAAGTCGAAGAGAAAACTGTCAAGGATCAGGAGGATGTCAAGCAAGGCAAGCTGAATATCGGCTATAGAACAAATGTGCATTATGGTGATGAAGATTATTATGCTCTTCAGGTCTTCAACGGGATTTTCGGTGGATTTTCTCATTCCAAGCTGTTCTTAAATGTCCGTGAGAAAAATAGTCTTGCCTATTATGTCGCAAGCCGCCTTGAAAGCCATAAAGGTTTGATGATGGTTATGTCAGGCATTGAATTTGAAAATTTCGAGCTTGCTGTAAAAATTATTCGTGAACAAATGGAAGCAATGAAAGCTGGCGAATTTACAGATCAGGAAATCGAACAGACAAAAGCAGTGATTGAAAACCAAATGCTTGAAACAATGGATACCTCAAGAGGGATGGTCGAGGTCCTTTATCATAATGTCGTATCCCGTCAAAATGTCAGCCTCGATGATTGGCTTCAGGGCATGAGTAAAACCACAAAAGAAGAGATTGTTGATGTAGCCAAAAAGGTGCAGCTAGACACGGTCTACTTCTTAACTGGATTGGAGGCGGACAAATAA
- a CDS encoding ABC transporter permease subunit encodes MSESDTLRTPFLTEMFDGSYINLGLFLAVIAVIIIAFIIEKTTLGFELKAVGFNRFAAEYAGMKVNRNIILSMLISGALAGVGGVALYTGNASSIQIGILPAQGYDGIAVALLGANHPVGVFFAAVLFGILYSGTGFMNAMTEIPPELANTIIAIIIYFAATSVMIERLLNKFKTRKSNKEDKSGAVVEKGDS; translated from the coding sequence TTGTCAGAATCAGATACTTTGAGAACCCCATTCCTTACAGAGATGTTTGATGGGTCTTATATTAACTTAGGTCTGTTTCTTGCCGTTATTGCAGTAATCATTATTGCTTTCATCATTGAAAAGACAACCCTTGGATTTGAGTTGAAGGCAGTTGGGTTTAACAGATTCGCTGCAGAGTATGCAGGTATGAAAGTTAACCGTAACATCATATTATCCATGTTGATTTCTGGTGCACTTGCTGGAGTCGGCGGTGTAGCATTGTATACAGGAAATGCTTCGAGCATTCAAATTGGTATTCTGCCTGCACAGGGTTACGATGGAATCGCGGTAGCTCTTCTTGGAGCTAATCATCCTGTAGGTGTATTCTTCGCAGCAGTGCTGTTCGGGATTTTATACTCAGGTACTGGGTTCATGAATGCAATGACTGAAATACCTCCTGAATTGGCAAATACCATTATCGCGATCATCATTTATTTTGCTGCAACAAGTGTCATGATTGAACGTCTGCTGAACAAATTCAAGACGAGAAAATCAAACAAAGAAGATAAAAGTGGTGCTGTAGTCGAGAAGGGAGATTCATAA
- a CDS encoding BMP family lipoprotein: MKKRKFGLVMSLLLAAGTMLAGCGSDEGDSSKGKESDLRVGMVTDAGTIDDKSFNQGTWEGILMAEEDLGVKTKYLKPAGTTEAEYLKEIGNLYDAEYKFIITPGFKFETAVFQAQDKYEDAKFVIIDGNPHNGDYNPVVKDNTVAVFFAEHESGFLAGVAAAVELKEGEAGFIGGMEIPAVQKFNWGFQQGLKYANENLDTNVTMKAENVVYQGSFDNAAAGGQIAAQFYDRGVDVIFTAAGGVGVGAINEAKNRAKAGDNVWIVGVDVDQFEDGKYDGDKSVILTSAMKKLDQVAFDMVQAEIDGDFPGGKTLTFDAKNDGIGLPEKNPNLSEETMGKVKEVYEKVKSEEIKVSGEQGDLFK, from the coding sequence TTGAAAAAGCGTAAATTTGGTTTGGTAATGTCATTGCTTTTAGCAGCAGGTACAATGTTGGCAGGTTGCGGAAGCGACGAAGGCGACAGTTCTAAGGGCAAGGAGTCAGACTTAAGAGTTGGTATGGTTACTGACGCAGGTACGATTGATGACAAATCTTTCAACCAGGGCACTTGGGAAGGAATCCTGATGGCTGAGGAAGATCTTGGCGTAAAGACAAAGTACCTTAAGCCAGCTGGAACAACTGAAGCTGAATACTTAAAAGAAATCGGCAACTTATATGATGCAGAATATAAGTTTATCATTACACCGGGCTTTAAATTCGAAACAGCAGTTTTCCAAGCCCAAGATAAATATGAAGATGCTAAATTCGTCATCATTGACGGGAACCCACACAATGGAGACTACAATCCAGTTGTGAAAGACAACACTGTTGCAGTATTCTTCGCTGAGCATGAGTCTGGTTTCCTAGCAGGTGTCGCTGCAGCGGTTGAATTGAAGGAAGGCGAAGCTGGTTTCATCGGTGGAATGGAAATTCCAGCAGTACAAAAGTTCAACTGGGGATTCCAGCAAGGACTTAAGTATGCAAATGAAAATCTTGACACTAATGTAACAATGAAAGCTGAGAACGTTGTATATCAAGGTTCATTCGACAACGCGGCTGCTGGCGGACAAATCGCAGCTCAATTCTATGACCGTGGCGTAGACGTCATCTTCACTGCTGCAGGTGGTGTTGGTGTTGGAGCGATCAACGAAGCTAAGAACCGTGCAAAGGCTGGAGATAACGTCTGGATCGTGGGTGTTGACGTTGACCAGTTTGAAGATGGTAAGTACGATGGTGACAAGTCAGTTATCCTTACTTCAGCAATGAAGAAGCTTGACCAGGTAGCATTCGACATGGTGCAAGCTGAGATTGATGGCGATTTCCCAGGCGGAAAAACATTGACTTTCGATGCTAAGAACGATGGAATTGGTCTTCCTGAGAAGAACCCTAACCTAAGCGAAGAAACAATGGGTAAGGTAAAGGAAGTATACGAAAAAGTTAAATCAGAAGAAATCAAGGTCTCTGGTGAACAAGGAGATTTATTCAAGTAA
- the ymfI gene encoding elongation factor P 5-aminopentanone reductase, whose translation MKKFALVTGASGAIGKAICMKLASEGYSLYLHFNQNEKGMKELVSQIEHFGGEYIPIKANLAAKSGYIELAANIFSLDAIVHNAGNALYGLLEDLEENDVEELIQIHVTTPLLLTKKLIPKIRAKGSGSIVIVSSIWGQTGASFEVAYSTVKGAQIAFAKALSKELASSNIRVNAVAPGAIQTPMVEGFTHAEIEAITEDIPSGRLGSAEEVASGVEFLLSENSSYITGQVLAVNGGWLT comes from the coding sequence ATGAAGAAATTCGCGCTCGTTACAGGAGCAAGTGGAGCGATTGGCAAGGCGATTTGCATGAAACTTGCATCTGAAGGTTATTCGCTATACCTTCACTTTAACCAGAATGAAAAAGGAATGAAAGAACTCGTAAGCCAGATTGAACACTTTGGTGGTGAGTATATACCAATCAAGGCGAACCTGGCAGCAAAATCAGGATACATAGAATTGGCCGCCAACATTTTTTCACTTGATGCAATTGTGCATAATGCTGGTAATGCCCTATATGGTCTTCTTGAAGACTTAGAGGAAAATGATGTAGAGGAGCTTATACAAATACACGTTACTACTCCGCTGTTGCTGACGAAAAAGCTTATTCCAAAAATAAGGGCTAAGGGAAGTGGAAGTATCGTCATCGTGTCATCGATATGGGGACAAACGGGCGCATCCTTTGAAGTAGCATACTCGACTGTGAAAGGTGCCCAAATAGCCTTCGCCAAAGCTCTTAGCAAAGAACTTGCAAGCTCCAATATCAGGGTGAATGCCGTAGCACCAGGTGCCATTCAAACCCCTATGGTCGAAGGGTTCACCCATGCGGAAATCGAGGCAATTACCGAGGATATTCCATCAGGCCGCTTAGGATCCGCTGAAGAAGTCGCAAGCGGTGTTGAGTTTCTGTTATCTGAGAATTCATCATATATAACCGGGCAGGTACTCGCGGTGAATGGTGGTTGGCTTACGTGA
- a CDS encoding DUF3243 domain-containing protein, whose amino-acid sequence MSVLDNWNQWKDFLGDRLHQAQDQGMNKEVMGDLAYQIGDYLAKNVDPKNEQERVLSDLWSVASPDEQHAIATMMVKLVQNNGTQ is encoded by the coding sequence ATGTCCGTATTGGATAATTGGAATCAGTGGAAGGATTTCTTGGGAGACCGCCTTCATCAGGCGCAGGACCAGGGAATGAATAAAGAAGTTATGGGGGACCTTGCCTACCAAATCGGGGATTATCTTGCTAAGAACGTCGACCCTAAAAATGAGCAGGAAAGAGTCCTTTCAGACCTTTGGTCAGTTGCAAGCCCTGACGAACAGCACGCCATCGCTACAATGATGGTTAAACTTGTACAGAACAATGGCACTCAATAA
- a CDS encoding GntR family transcriptional regulator, producing MSIKSDNRHLYLQVIDHLKQDIQKGIYKEREKLPSEFDLAKQLGVSRATLREALRILEEENVIVRRHGVGTFVNAKPLFESGIEQLNSVTGMIEQAGMKPGTIFLNSTTTGPTEEDIRRFSCSLDDEITLVERVRTANGEPVVYCLDKIPASILTEDYSFEDESLLHLLEVKSNRKVTYAVAQIEPIGYHEKISPILECDPETALLVLKQMHFDDNDVPILYSVNYFKADKFSFHVLRRRI from the coding sequence ATGTCGATCAAGTCAGATAACCGGCACCTGTATTTACAAGTAATCGATCACCTGAAGCAAGATATTCAAAAAGGTATATATAAAGAGAGAGAGAAATTACCTTCAGAATTCGATCTTGCCAAACAACTTGGAGTTAGCAGAGCGACTCTCCGCGAAGCATTGCGAATCCTTGAAGAAGAAAACGTCATCGTTCGCAGGCATGGTGTAGGAACCTTTGTCAATGCCAAACCATTGTTTGAATCAGGTATTGAACAGCTTAACAGCGTGACGGGCATGATTGAGCAGGCAGGAATGAAGCCTGGAACAATCTTCTTAAACTCAACGACTACTGGGCCAACCGAAGAAGATATTCGTCGTTTTTCATGCTCGCTTGATGATGAAATCACACTCGTCGAAAGGGTCAGAACTGCAAATGGTGAACCTGTTGTCTATTGTCTGGATAAGATCCCGGCAAGCATCCTGACGGAAGATTACTCTTTTGAGGATGAGTCATTGCTTCATCTTCTTGAGGTGAAATCAAACCGAAAGGTGACATATGCAGTAGCCCAAATCGAGCCAATAGGCTATCATGAGAAGATTTCACCCATCCTTGAATGCGATCCGGAAACAGCACTGCTCGTGTTGAAGCAGATGCATTTCGACGATAACGATGTTCCAATTCTTTATTCGGTCAATTACTTTAAAGCCGACAAGTTCAGTTTTCATGTCCTTAGAAGAAGAATTTAA
- the yfmH gene encoding EF-P 5-aminopentanol modification-associated protein YfmH, whose amino-acid sequence MEKITFEQLQEEMYYEKLSNGLDVYILPKKGFNKTYATFTTKYGSIDNHFLPPGKDDYVKVPDGIAHFLEHKLFEKEDGDVFQQFSKQGASANAFTSFTRTAYLFSSTSSVEKNLKTLIDFVQEPYFTEKTVEKEKGIIGQEITMYDDNPDWRLYFGLIQNMYKNHPVSIDIAGTIESISHITKDMLYECYETFYHPSNMLLFLVGPVNPQEIMGLIKENQGKKEYKNQPEIKRRFDVEQAGVAEKKQVLKMNVQTSKCLVGIKAADPTESGREMLKKELSINVMLDILFGKSSENYTELYGSGLIDDTFSYDYTEEQGFGFAMVGGDTNEPDVLASKLESMLMDAKAGRGLTNDNLERTKKKKIGAFLRAVNSPEYIANQFTRYAFNDMDLFEVVPILESLTLDDIKQAADKLIAEERFTVCQVVPKDKN is encoded by the coding sequence ATGGAGAAAATCACTTTTGAACAGCTTCAGGAAGAAATGTACTACGAAAAGCTGAGTAACGGACTTGATGTATACATCCTTCCGAAAAAAGGCTTCAATAAAACATATGCTACTTTTACAACTAAATACGGGTCGATCGATAATCACTTCCTTCCGCCTGGAAAGGATGATTATGTAAAGGTACCTGATGGCATCGCACACTTCCTTGAGCACAAATTATTCGAAAAGGAAGATGGGGACGTGTTCCAGCAGTTCAGCAAGCAGGGTGCTTCTGCGAACGCGTTTACTTCTTTCACTAGAACAGCTTATTTATTCTCCAGTACATCATCAGTGGAGAAAAACCTGAAGACCCTGATTGACTTTGTTCAGGAACCATATTTTACAGAAAAGACAGTTGAAAAGGAAAAGGGAATCATCGGGCAGGAGATTACGATGTATGATGACAATCCTGATTGGAGACTGTATTTTGGCCTGATCCAGAATATGTATAAGAACCATCCGGTTAGTATTGATATCGCAGGTACGATCGAATCGATTTCTCATATTACGAAAGACATGCTGTATGAATGCTATGAAACATTTTACCACCCAAGCAATATGCTACTGTTCTTAGTGGGCCCAGTTAATCCTCAGGAAATCATGGGCTTGATAAAAGAAAACCAGGGGAAGAAGGAATACAAGAATCAGCCAGAAATCAAACGGAGATTTGATGTGGAGCAGGCAGGGGTTGCTGAAAAGAAACAGGTCCTGAAAATGAATGTCCAGACATCCAAGTGCCTGGTTGGCATCAAAGCTGCAGACCCTACTGAATCGGGCAGGGAAATGTTGAAGAAAGAGCTTTCAATCAATGTCATGCTTGATATCCTCTTCGGCAAGAGTTCAGAAAACTATACTGAATTGTATGGGTCCGGATTGATCGATGATACTTTTTCATACGATTATACAGAGGAGCAAGGCTTCGGGTTTGCGATGGTTGGCGGTGATACAAACGAACCTGATGTCCTTGCCAGTAAGCTTGAATCAATGCTAATGGATGCTAAGGCTGGACGAGGGTTGACGAATGATAACCTTGAAAGAACCAAAAAGAAAAAAATTGGAGCTTTCCTTAGGGCGGTCAATTCTCCTGAGTATATAGCGAACCAGTTCACACGCTACGCATTTAATGACATGGATTTATTTGAGGTTGTTCCGATACTTGAAAGCCTGACGCTAGACGATATCAAACAGGCGGCTGACAAGCTGATTGCCGAAGAGCGATTCACTGTTTGTCAGGTAGTGCCAAAGGATAAGAACTAA
- a CDS encoding ABC transporter permease: MLFIGSNPIEGYSYLLQGALKNLERIGNTLATATPLIFTGLSVAFAFRTGLFNIGASGQMLVGGLAATAVALTFDLSRPILLMVMIFAGLVAGALWAFIPGLLKAKFNVHEVVSTIMMNWIAYWTIYYIVPGYFKGRIP; this comes from the coding sequence ATGCTGTTCATCGGCAGCAACCCAATTGAAGGCTATTCCTATTTGCTTCAAGGAGCATTGAAAAACCTAGAGCGTATCGGTAATACTTTAGCAACAGCAACTCCGCTTATATTCACTGGTTTGTCTGTCGCTTTTGCTTTCCGCACAGGTCTTTTCAACATCGGTGCATCAGGACAAATGCTTGTTGGTGGCCTTGCTGCGACAGCAGTGGCTTTGACTTTCGATTTATCCAGGCCTATCCTTCTTATGGTTATGATCTTTGCAGGCCTTGTCGCCGGTGCCTTATGGGCGTTCATTCCCGGTTTGCTTAAAGCCAAGTTCAATGTTCATGAGGTTGTTTCGACAATCATGATGAACTGGATTGCCTACTGGACAATCTACTATATAGTACCGGGATATTTCAAGGGGAGAATTCCTTGA
- a CDS encoding ABC transporter permease: protein MWSIIEQIFPYAIIFTIPLLITALGGLFSERSGIVNIALEGLMVIGAFSGALSIHYLSDVLDNHTLVLWLGLLAAVLAGILFSILHAFASINLNANQIISGTAINMIATALTVFLARNITGSGNIRISSGFSPWDVPFLSDIPVIGNLFFTKTFPTTWLVLVILFVSSFVLYKTRFGLRLRSCGEFPQAAEAAGINVRKVRYSGVLISGAFAGLGGALIIVTQSGEFTGTVAGLGFLALASLIFGQWKPLGVLAATLFFGFASTIANVSQVIPELAVIPPILLKIFPYVVTLIALVIFSKSSQAPKAVGETFDSGKR from the coding sequence ATGTGGTCAATAATAGAACAAATTTTTCCTTACGCGATTATCTTTACAATTCCTCTTCTAATAACGGCATTAGGCGGACTTTTTAGTGAAAGAAGTGGTATTGTCAATATTGCCCTCGAGGGATTAATGGTCATTGGTGCCTTCTCAGGTGCTCTGTCCATCCATTACCTGAGCGACGTACTGGACAACCACACATTGGTACTCTGGCTTGGATTGCTGGCTGCTGTACTTGCTGGTATACTATTTTCCATCTTGCATGCGTTTGCGAGCATTAATCTGAATGCAAACCAAATCATCAGTGGTACGGCAATCAATATGATTGCCACTGCTTTAACCGTGTTTCTTGCACGCAATATCACTGGAAGTGGGAACATAAGAATCTCAAGTGGTTTTTCACCGTGGGATGTCCCGTTCCTTTCTGATATACCTGTAATCGGAAATCTATTTTTCACAAAGACATTTCCAACAACATGGTTGGTTTTAGTCATTCTTTTCGTAAGTTCATTCGTTCTATATAAAACAAGGTTTGGGCTTCGTTTAAGATCTTGTGGGGAATTCCCACAAGCTGCTGAAGCAGCAGGAATCAATGTCAGGAAAGTCCGTTACAGCGGTGTTCTGATCTCTGGAGCTTTCGCTGGCTTGGGTGGAGCCTTGATTATTGTTACGCAATCAGGTGAATTTACAGGAACCGTTGCAGGTCTGGGCTTCCTTGCACTGGCTTCCCTGATTTTTGGTCAGTGGAAACCGCTAGGTGTGCTGGCAGCGACATTGTTCTTCGGATTTGCCAGTACGATTGCAAACGTCTCTCAAGTAATTCCTGAGTTGGCCGTTATTCCACCGATCTTACTGAAGATTTTCCCATATGTAGTGACGCTAATTGCACTAGTCATATTCTCCAAGTCATCTCAAGCACCAAAGGCTGTTGGAGAAACATTTGATAGTGGAAAACGCTAA
- a CDS encoding sensor domain-containing diguanylate cyclase: protein MKLSLYMDDRETEKIFSYLRWIFLLVGIMLFYFPPLADKLNFAKETFLFLLAIGFIYMAVTQFALSKMPAGNEYFNLLTKAGIVFDYIALLWLLALTNGVMSPLFPIAYLVVMHATIYWRTKGAIISSISLTAGYSIIFAVQAQFDFNTTFVFILNLVFIWIIGVFGSLIVIRERKHLKQKEIFHELMFTDYLTGLYNHRHFQEQLRIMTSTRQNFLLVMGDIDHFKQINDQFGHLTGDEILKKLGAIFRDLADDYDAQAFRYGGEEFTFLLPAIEETRQINFFNDLYGRLSSEKFSKECIRVTMSFGIAASKGEMLPDKLLGYTDQLLYIAKANGKNQVKLESGYTYYYTKASEEIAASKQ from the coding sequence ATGAAACTATCATTATATATGGATGATCGTGAAACGGAAAAAATCTTTTCTTATTTACGCTGGATATTCTTGTTGGTAGGGATTATGCTATTTTATTTCCCCCCTCTGGCGGACAAGCTAAATTTCGCTAAAGAAACATTTCTCTTCTTGTTGGCGATTGGGTTTATCTACATGGCCGTGACTCAGTTTGCTTTGAGTAAAATGCCGGCGGGAAATGAGTATTTTAATTTACTTACGAAAGCCGGAATTGTATTTGATTATATTGCCCTGTTGTGGCTTCTTGCCTTAACGAATGGAGTGATGTCGCCGCTTTTTCCGATTGCCTATTTGGTTGTCATGCATGCAACCATTTACTGGAGGACAAAAGGGGCAATTATATCATCGATTTCTTTGACGGCAGGGTACTCAATTATTTTTGCTGTACAGGCGCAATTCGATTTTAATACAACGTTTGTCTTCATTTTAAATCTCGTTTTCATATGGATTATCGGTGTTTTCGGGTCTTTAATCGTCATTCGGGAAAGGAAGCATCTGAAACAGAAGGAAATTTTTCATGAATTAATGTTCACGGATTATTTAACAGGCTTATACAATCATCGGCATTTCCAGGAACAACTAAGGATTATGACGAGCACTCGGCAAAATTTCTTGCTTGTAATGGGAGATATTGATCACTTTAAGCAAATCAATGATCAGTTTGGCCATTTGACTGGAGACGAGATATTAAAGAAACTAGGAGCAATTTTTCGGGATCTGGCTGATGATTACGATGCACAGGCTTTCCGTTATGGTGGTGAAGAGTTCACTTTTCTATTGCCAGCCATCGAGGAAACCAGGCAAATTAACTTTTTCAATGACTTATACGGAAGGTTATCATCTGAGAAATTCAGCAAAGAGTGCATCCGTGTCACTATGAGCTTTGGGATTGCTGCTTCAAAAGGTGAAATGTTACCAGATAAGCTTCTCGGTTATACTGACCAGCTTTTATATATCGCAAAGGCAAACGGAAAAAATCAGGTGAAACTTGAATCAGGATATACCTATTACTATACAAAAGCCTCAGAAGAAATAGCCGCATCAAAGCAATAA